A part of Vulcanisaeta moutnovskia 768-28 genomic DNA contains:
- a CDS encoding urocanate hydratase, with product MSVPQKYRGRPIEELISAGYYDPETRTVHVITGTELHVHSRDWQLEGPLRMLFHVLDPAVAKDPKNLIVYGGTGKAARSWDDFEAIVDSLLTMDSEDTLVIQSGQPVAIWKLGKHAPRVLMSNAMLVPKWADWKIFWELEAKGLISFHQMTAGCWAYIGTQGILQGTYETIGAAADRHFGGSLEGRLVVSAGLGNMGGAQPLAIKMLGGVALIADVDKRMIQRMIDTGYLDTWTDNLDKAIDMALDAKERRQATSIGVLANAVDLLEKLVKENIVPDILTDQTPAHDPLSYVPQGLTVEQAEQLRRSDPEKYILLAKETMKKHVQLMLQLQARGAVTFEYGNNLRKQAYDAGVEDAFKIPGQMEYMRPLFEEGRGPFRWTSLVGDPNDIYKLDDVLITLFEKKNPRLVRWIKNARQYVKFQGLPARVVYLGYGERALFGKIVSEMVRKGELSGPIWFGRDHLDSGSVASPFRETEGMLDGSDAIGDWPILNYALNTAAGATWTCFHHGGGVGIGYSIHAGFGMVVDGTELAEEKALRVFTVDPGSGVVRHAHAGYPKSLMVAREKGIRIPIIDRLEEKSKRVIEEAYKEGRISKFTYDRVKKDLQEYEARKQNYRTPFNT from the coding sequence ATGTCTGTTCCTCAAAAGTACAGGGGCAGACCTATTGAGGAGTTGATCTCGGCTGGTTATTATGATCCTGAGACTAGGACTGTTCACGTCATCACAGGCACGGAGCTTCACGTACATAGCCGTGACTGGCAGCTTGAGGGTCCGCTGCGGATGCTTTTTCATGTGCTTGACCCTGCGGTGGCTAAGGACCCGAAGAACCTAATTGTGTACGGTGGTACTGGCAAGGCTGCGCGCTCGTGGGATGACTTCGAGGCTATTGTAGACTCATTACTAACGATGGATAGTGAGGACACGCTGGTCATACAGAGTGGGCAGCCCGTGGCCATTTGGAAGCTCGGTAAGCACGCGCCGAGGGTCTTAATGAGCAATGCAATGCTAGTCCCCAAGTGGGCTGATTGGAAGATATTTTGGGAGCTCGAGGCCAAGGGATTGATAAGCTTTCACCAGATGACGGCTGGCTGCTGGGCATACATCGGCACCCAGGGCATTCTCCAGGGGACTTATGAAACGATTGGGGCGGCTGCGGATAGGCACTTTGGCGGCTCGCTCGAGGGTAGGTTAGTGGTTAGCGCTGGGCTTGGCAACATGGGTGGTGCACAGCCGCTGGCCATTAAAATGCTTGGTGGTGTGGCCTTGATAGCTGATGTTGATAAGAGGATGATACAGAGGATGATAGACACAGGCTACCTTGACACGTGGACGGATAACCTGGACAAGGCCATAGACATGGCACTCGACGCCAAGGAGAGGCGGCAGGCAACGAGTATTGGCGTTCTCGCCAATGCGGTAGATCTACTTGAGAAGTTGGTTAAGGAGAACATAGTCCCCGACATACTCACAGACCAGACGCCCGCCCACGACCCATTATCCTATGTACCCCAGGGACTTACTGTAGAGCAGGCTGAGCAGTTAAGGAGGAGTGATCCGGAGAAATACATACTATTGGCTAAGGAGACCATGAAGAAGCACGTGCAATTAATGCTTCAGTTACAGGCTAGGGGTGCCGTAACCTTCGAGTACGGCAACAACCTCAGGAAGCAGGCATACGATGCTGGTGTTGAGGACGCATTCAAGATACCCGGGCAGATGGAGTACATGAGACCATTGTTTGAGGAGGGTCGTGGACCATTCAGGTGGACAAGCCTAGTCGGTGATCCAAACGACATATACAAGTTGGACGACGTATTAATAACGCTCTTCGAGAAGAAGAACCCAAGGCTAGTCAGATGGATCAAGAATGCCCGCCAGTACGTAAAGTTCCAGGGACTACCCGCCAGGGTAGTTTACTTAGGCTATGGAGAGAGGGCTTTGTTTGGCAAGATCGTTAGTGAGATGGTTAGGAAAGGCGAGCTAAGCGGGCCAATATGGTTTGGCAGAGACCACCTGGATAGTGGTTCTGTAGCATCGCCATTTAGGGAGACCGAGGGAATGCTCGACGGCTCAGACGCAATTGGGGACTGGCCAATACTAAACTACGCACTTAACACGGCAGCCGGCGCAACCTGGACATGCTTCCACCACGGTGGCGGTGTTGGTATTGGCTACTCCATCCATGCTGGTTTTGGCATGGTTGTTGACGGTACCGAGCTTGCTGAGGAAAAGGCCCTTAGGGTCTTCACCGTTGATCCAGGAAGTGGTGTCGTTAGGCATGCACATGCTGGCTATCCGAAATCCCTAATGGTCGCTAGGGAGAAGGGTATTAGAATACCAATCATTGATAGGCTTGAGGAGAAGAGTAAGCGCGTGATTGAGGAGGCGTATAAGGAGGGTAGGATTAGTAAGTTCACGTATGACAGGGTCAAGAAGGACCTTCAGGAGTATGAAGCTAGGAAACAGAACTACAGAACACCATTCAATACTTAA